The DNA sequence AAACCTATATTCGGGTCAAGCGTATGCAGTGTTCCCTCCAGCATAGACAAAGCCTTGACCTGATAGAGAAGCGGCTTGGGGATCTTTATACCCCAGATCTGGCTTTGAGAGACCATATCCTTCAACATGTCAGGCAGGGAAAGCTGGCCCAAGGGCCTGTGCAGGTAGTCCTCAAGGAAGTCGTATATCTCATTTTCTATGGCCATGGGATCGACGTGCCCCTGGATCACCCCAAGCGATGCCAGGCTGCTGTAAACCAAGCTTATATCTCTGCGCAAAAGCCCCCAAAACAATAGCATCGATTTATGCCTTATCTTTTCGGACAAAAAGCAGGTTGCGCCATAATCTAGCAGTACGAGATGTCCATCGTCGTCTATGAGTATGTTGCCGAAGTGTGGGTCGGAATGGACCATGCCGTCCTTCAGGAATTTGTACAGGTAAGTTTTAGTTAGCGATAGGGCCAGGAAACGACGCCTGAACCTGGACAAGGCAGGTACCGCCCTGTCCAGCCTTTGTCCGCTGTGAAAGGTCATGGTCAAAATATTTTTAGTGCATAATGAGGGATATCCCTTTGGAACCTTGACCTCCCATTCGACGGGGAGTCCCTCTCCATATTTTCTCATGCAGGCAAGCTCCCTAAGCAGGTCCAACTCCTTGATGATGTTTGTCGAGAACTCATCTACCATATCCTTTAAGTCTATGGGAAAACTTTGGGTGTCGGGGAGCCTTTTTATCAGAAAGCGCATTATCCTGATGTCCTCGTCGATTACCTGTTCCACGCCGGGCCTTAAAATCTTCATGGCAGCGACCGGACCGTTTTTCAAGTTGCACTTGTGCACCTGAGCCAGGCTTGCGGCTCCGATGGGTTGGGGATCCCAGTAGGCGACCTCTTCCATGGATCCTCCCAGCTCATCTTTAACCAAGTTTAAAACCTTATTGGTGGGGGATGGAGGCAATTCGTCCAAT is a window from the Acetomicrobium flavidum genome containing:
- a CDS encoding ABC1 kinase family protein, with product MSILTRGSELALNAIPLFVKLRRLSMRSYKTIPEEEVEDLKARFERLGPSFIKLGQMLSCHYDVLPPIIAEALSHLLDELPPSPTNKVLNLVKDELGGSMEEVAYWDPQPIGAASLAQVHKCNLKNGPVAAMKILRPGVEQVIDEDIRIMRFLIKRLPDTQSFPIDLKDMVDEFSTNIIKELDLLRELACMRKYGEGLPVEWEVKVPKGYPSLCTKNILTMTFHSGQRLDRAVPALSRFRRRFLALSLTKTYLYKFLKDGMVHSDPHFGNILIDDDGHLVLLDYGATCFLSEKIRHKSMLLFWGLLRRDISLVYSSLASLGVIQGHVDPMAIENEIYDFLEDYLHRPLGQLSLPDMLKDMVSQSQIWGIKIPKPLLYQVKALSMLEGTLHTLDPNIGFEELLDESFQEVTSILHLKPLLMMELGKEKIKQAFFDISMTVSVGAGKKTEEKSGSISRLSMAFMFLLFGAGFWILPQGAHFYWFALWMLMCAFIVR